Proteins encoded within one genomic window of Sphingosinicella ginsenosidimutans:
- the clpB gene encoding ATP-dependent chaperone ClpB yields the protein MNLEKFTERARGFLQAAQTVALRMNHQRIAPAHLLKALLEDDQGMASGLIARAGGDAAAARRETDAALAKIPAVSGSGANAAPALDGETIRLLDQAEQIAQKAGDSYVTVERLLLALTLASTTDAGKALAAAGLKADALNAAINELRGGRTADTASAEDRYDALKKFARDLTQAARDGKLDPVIGRDEEIRRTVQILARRTKNNPVLIGDPGVGKTAIAEGLALRIANGDVPDSLKDRRLMALDLGALIAGAKYRGEFEERLKGVLDEVKQAEGDIILFIDEMHTLIGAGKSEGAMDAGNLLKPALARGELHCIGATTLDEYRKYVEKDPALQRRFQPVFIGEPTVEDTISILRGLKEKYELHHGVRITDSALVSAATLSNRYITDRFLPDKAIDLMDEAASRIRMEVESKPEEIETLDRRIIQLKIEREALRKESDAASKDRLKTLEGDLAALEEQSAELTARWQAEKEKIHAEAKIKEQLDAAKLQLEQAQRSGDLAKAGELSYGVIPGLERQLEEAQAASSSAMLREEVTSEDIAAVVSRWTGIPVDKMLEGEREKLLAMEEALGKRVIGQKEAVEAVSRAIRRARAGLQDPNRPLGSFLFLGPTGVGKTELTRALAGFLFDDDSAMVRIDMSEFMEKHSVARLIGAPPGYVGYEEGGVLTEAVRRRPYQVVLFDEVEKAHGDVFNVLLQVLDDGRLTDGQGRTVDFTNTIIILTSNLGSQFLTGLADDQSVESVEPQVMEIVRGHFRPEFLNRLDEIILFHRLGPSHMGPIVDIQVARVQKLLQDRKIALELTDGARAWLGRVGYDPVYGARPLKRAVQKYLQDPLADAILKGEVKDGQTVKVDEGDGALKLAVA from the coding sequence ATGAACCTCGAGAAATTCACCGAACGCGCGCGCGGCTTCCTCCAGGCGGCGCAGACCGTCGCGCTGAGGATGAACCACCAGCGGATCGCGCCCGCGCACCTGTTGAAGGCGCTGCTTGAGGACGATCAGGGCATGGCCTCGGGCCTCATCGCAAGGGCCGGCGGTGATGCCGCGGCGGCGCGGCGCGAAACCGATGCGGCGCTGGCGAAAATTCCGGCCGTGTCGGGCAGCGGCGCCAATGCCGCCCCGGCGCTGGACGGCGAGACGATCCGCCTGCTCGACCAGGCCGAACAGATCGCCCAGAAGGCGGGCGATTCCTATGTGACGGTCGAGCGGCTGCTGCTCGCCCTCACCCTCGCCTCCACCACCGATGCGGGCAAGGCGCTGGCCGCGGCCGGCCTCAAGGCCGACGCGCTCAACGCCGCGATCAACGAATTGCGCGGCGGGCGCACCGCCGACACGGCCTCGGCCGAGGATCGCTATGACGCGCTCAAGAAATTCGCGCGCGATCTCACCCAGGCCGCCAGGGACGGCAAGCTCGATCCGGTCATCGGCCGCGACGAGGAAATCCGCCGCACCGTCCAGATCCTCGCCCGGCGGACCAAGAACAATCCGGTGCTGATCGGCGATCCCGGCGTCGGCAAGACGGCGATCGCCGAAGGCTTGGCGCTGCGAATCGCGAATGGGGATGTCCCCGACAGCCTCAAGGATCGTCGGCTGATGGCGCTCGATCTCGGCGCGCTGATCGCCGGCGCGAAATATCGGGGCGAATTCGAGGAGCGACTGAAAGGGGTGCTCGACGAGGTCAAGCAGGCCGAGGGCGACATCATCCTGTTCATCGACGAGATGCACACGCTGATCGGCGCCGGGAAAAGCGAAGGCGCGATGGACGCCGGCAATCTGCTGAAGCCGGCCCTCGCCCGCGGCGAGCTCCACTGCATCGGCGCGACGACGCTCGACGAATATCGCAAATATGTCGAAAAGGACCCGGCGCTGCAGCGGCGCTTCCAACCGGTCTTCATCGGCGAGCCGACCGTCGAGGACACGATCTCGATCCTGCGCGGGCTCAAGGAGAAATACGAGCTCCACCACGGCGTCCGGATCACCGATTCCGCGCTCGTCTCCGCGGCCACGCTGTCCAACCGCTACATCACCGATCGTTTCCTCCCGGACAAGGCGATCGACCTGATGGACGAGGCGGCGAGCCGGATCCGCATGGAGGTCGAATCCAAGCCCGAGGAGATCGAGACGCTCGATCGCCGCATCATCCAGCTCAAGATCGAGCGCGAGGCGCTCCGCAAGGAAAGCGACGCGGCGTCCAAGGACCGCCTGAAGACTCTGGAGGGCGATCTCGCCGCGCTCGAGGAGCAGTCGGCCGAGCTGACCGCGCGCTGGCAGGCGGAAAAGGAGAAGATCCACGCCGAGGCGAAGATCAAGGAGCAGCTCGACGCGGCGAAGCTCCAGCTCGAGCAGGCCCAGCGCTCCGGCGATCTCGCGAAAGCGGGCGAGCTGTCCTACGGCGTCATCCCCGGCCTGGAGCGCCAGCTCGAGGAGGCGCAGGCGGCGAGCTCCAGCGCGATGCTTCGCGAGGAGGTGACGAGCGAGGATATCGCCGCCGTCGTCTCGCGCTGGACCGGCATTCCGGTCGACAAGATGCTGGAGGGAGAGCGCGAGAAGCTCCTCGCCATGGAAGAGGCGCTCGGCAAGCGCGTGATCGGCCAGAAGGAGGCGGTCGAGGCGGTCAGCCGGGCCATCCGCCGCGCCCGAGCCGGCCTTCAGGACCCGAACCGGCCGCTTGGCAGCTTCCTGTTCCTCGGCCCCACCGGCGTCGGCAAGACCGAGCTCACCCGCGCGCTCGCCGGATTCCTGTTCGACGACGATTCGGCGATGGTCCGCATCGACATGTCGGAATTCATGGAAAAGCACAGCGTCGCGCGGTTGATCGGCGCGCCGCCGGGCTATGTCGGCTATGAGGAAGGCGGCGTGCTGACCGAGGCGGTCCGCCGCCGGCCCTATCAGGTCGTCCTGTTCGACGAGGTGGAAAAGGCGCATGGCGACGTGTTCAACGTCCTGCTCCAGGTGCTCGACGATGGGCGGCTTACCGACGGGCAGGGCCGCACGGTCGATTTCACCAACACGATCATCATCCTGACCTCCAACCTCGGCAGCCAGTTCCTGACCGGCCTGGCCGACGATCAGAGCGTCGAGAGCGTCGAGCCCCAGGTGATGGAGATCGTGCGCGGCCATTTCCGGCCCGAATTCCTCAACCGGCTGGACGAGATCATCCTCTTCCACCGGCTCGGGCCGTCGCACATGGGGCCGATCGTCGACATCCAGGTCGCCCGCGTCCAGAAGCTGCTCCAGGATCGCAAGATCGCGCTGGAACTCACCGACGGCGCGCGCGCCTGGCTCGGCCGGGTCGGCTACGATCCGGTCTATGGCGCAAGGCCGCTCAAGCGCGCGGTGCAGAAATATCTGCAGGACCCGCTCGCCGATGCGATCCTCAAAGGCGAGGTGAAGGACGGCCAGACGGTCAAGGTCGACGAAGGCGACGGCGCGCTGAAGCTGGCGGTCGCCTAG
- a CDS encoding M16 family metallopeptidase codes for MRKLLTSFALAAGLSVAGLVSSGPAAIAQPASTSGGSIQQLVSAVNIPHEEFTLPNGLRVIVHEDHKAPIVAVSVWYSIGSKDEPQGRTGFAHLFEHLMFGGSENSNTSYFEPMQQIGATDMNGTTWFDRTNYFETVPRGALDRALFLESDRMGHLLGAVTQQKLDIQRGVVQNEKRQGDNQPFGLVEYHELNALFPEGHPYHHSTIGSMADLDQASLQTVQQWFRDHYGPNNAVLVLAGDITLADARQLVARYFGDIPRGPQNHPAEASVPTLEARIDETMHDHVPATRLYREWVVPGILDESQAPLDVAAGVLGGLASSRLDNALVRGDQTAVSVSADVETFHRVSFFKVQVDLKPGADADAVSRRLDQIIADYIAHGPTADEVQRYVTSSVASRIRGLEQVGGFGGKAVALAEGALYANDANFYRRQLAALAAVTPESARAAMQHWLTRPVYALRVDPGEREPYEEAAGSGGAASSHMPRYYRTPRADEHPLAPNPSATANDAAPATGRRPLAYDVDRSHLPPVGEIADLQFPRIEHARLSNGIEVTFARRTAVPVVRVSVQFDAGYAADRPETSGLQSFMAALLDEGTASLNSIQVAEARERLGAQITAGAGLDRTSVTLAALKPMLGQSLDLMADIIKNPAFAQNEIDRLRGQRLAQIAAEMSQPQGIALRTLPPLLYGTGYPYGTPFTGSGSPEAVRGFTRDQIVAAHDAWIRPDTAQIFVVGDTTLAEIVPMLEARFGNWRAPSVARGTKSFATAIPDPRPRIILVDRPQSPQSLILGGAVLGVNGTDDLLDLTAANDVLGGSFLSRLNTELRETRHWSYGVFGIVNQVQHRVPYIVFAPVQADHTGDALGALRTQMTEFLGSRGVTADELERTVNGGIRELPGSFETSAAVLGALQQNALYGRPDNYYDTLASRYRAMTPSQLDAVARRTIDPSKFIWVVVGDASRVRSQLEPLGLPIETVGAPAAAAAPAAH; via the coding sequence ATGCGCAAGTTGTTGACCTCATTCGCCCTTGCGGCCGGCCTGTCGGTCGCCGGCCTCGTTTCGTCCGGCCCAGCCGCGATCGCGCAGCCGGCGTCGACATCGGGCGGATCGATCCAGCAGCTGGTGTCGGCGGTGAACATCCCGCATGAGGAATTCACCCTGCCCAACGGCCTGCGCGTGATCGTCCATGAGGATCACAAGGCGCCGATCGTCGCCGTTTCCGTCTGGTATTCGATCGGCTCCAAGGACGAGCCCCAGGGGCGCACCGGCTTCGCCCACCTGTTCGAACATCTCATGTTCGGTGGATCGGAGAACAGCAACACGAGCTATTTCGAGCCGATGCAGCAGATCGGCGCGACCGACATGAACGGCACGACCTGGTTCGACCGCACCAATTATTTCGAGACCGTCCCGCGCGGCGCGCTCGATCGCGCCCTGTTCCTCGAATCGGATCGCATGGGCCACCTGCTCGGCGCGGTGACGCAGCAGAAGCTCGATATCCAGCGCGGTGTCGTCCAGAACGAGAAGCGCCAGGGCGACAACCAGCCCTTCGGCCTCGTCGAATATCACGAGCTCAACGCGCTGTTCCCGGAAGGCCACCCCTATCATCACTCGACGATCGGCTCGATGGCCGATCTCGACCAGGCCTCGCTCCAGACGGTGCAACAGTGGTTCCGCGACCATTATGGCCCGAACAATGCCGTGCTCGTGCTCGCCGGCGACATCACGCTCGCCGATGCCCGCCAGCTTGTCGCGCGCTATTTCGGCGATATTCCGCGCGGGCCGCAAAACCATCCGGCCGAGGCCAGCGTGCCGACGCTTGAGGCCCGGATCGACGAGACGATGCACGATCACGTGCCCGCCACCCGCCTTTATCGCGAGTGGGTCGTCCCCGGCATCCTTGATGAATCGCAGGCGCCCCTCGATGTCGCCGCCGGCGTCCTGGGCGGACTTGCCAGTTCGCGCCTCGACAATGCCCTCGTCCGCGGCGATCAGACCGCGGTCAGCGTGAGCGCCGATGTCGAGACCTTCCACCGCGTCAGCTTCTTCAAGGTCCAGGTGGACCTGAAGCCGGGCGCCGACGCCGATGCGGTGTCGCGCCGGCTGGACCAGATCATCGCCGATTACATCGCCCACGGCCCGACCGCGGACGAAGTGCAGCGCTACGTCACCAGCTCGGTGGCCAGCCGCATCCGCGGGCTCGAGCAGGTCGGCGGCTTCGGCGGCAAGGCGGTCGCCCTCGCGGAGGGCGCGCTCTACGCCAATGACGCCAATTTCTACCGCCGTCAGCTCGCGGCCCTCGCCGCCGTCACCCCGGAAAGCGCGCGCGCGGCGATGCAGCATTGGCTGACCCGCCCGGTCTATGCCCTGCGCGTCGACCCGGGCGAGCGCGAACCCTATGAGGAGGCAGCAGGTTCGGGCGGCGCCGCGTCGTCGCACATGCCGCGTTACTATCGCACGCCCCGCGCCGACGAGCATCCGCTCGCGCCGAACCCGTCGGCGACCGCCAACGACGCTGCGCCCGCGACCGGGCGGCGCCCGCTCGCCTATGACGTCGATCGCTCGCATCTGCCGCCTGTCGGGGAGATCGCCGATCTCCAGTTCCCGCGGATCGAGCATGCCCGCCTGTCCAACGGCATCGAGGTGACCTTCGCGCGCCGCACGGCCGTCCCGGTGGTCCGCGTCTCCGTCCAGTTCGATGCCGGTTATGCCGCCGATCGGCCGGAAACGTCCGGCCTCCAGAGCTTCATGGCCGCGCTGCTCGACGAGGGCACCGCGTCGCTGAACTCGATCCAGGTCGCGGAGGCGCGCGAGCGGCTCGGCGCCCAGATCACCGCAGGGGCGGGCCTCGATCGCACCTCGGTCACGCTGGCGGCGCTGAAGCCGATGCTCGGCCAGTCGCTCGATCTCATGGCCGACATCATCAAGAATCCGGCCTTTGCCCAGAATGAGATCGATCGCCTGCGCGGGCAGCGCCTGGCGCAGATCGCGGCGGAAATGTCGCAGCCGCAGGGCATCGCGCTGCGGACCTTGCCGCCGTTGCTCTACGGCACCGGCTATCCCTACGGGACGCCGTTCACCGGATCGGGCTCGCCGGAGGCGGTGCGCGGCTTCACCCGCGACCAGATCGTCGCCGCGCATGACGCATGGATCCGCCCGGATACGGCGCAGATCTTCGTGGTCGGCGACACCACCCTGGCCGAGATCGTGCCGATGCTCGAAGCCCGCTTCGGAAACTGGCGCGCGCCGTCCGTTGCGCGCGGAACGAAGAGCTTCGCCACCGCGATTCCGGACCCGCGTCCGCGGATCATCCTGGTCGATCGTCCGCAATCGCCGCAGTCGCTGATCCTTGGCGGCGCCGTGCTCGGCGTGAACGGGACCGACGACCTGCTCGATCTCACCGCGGCCAACGACGTGCTCGGCGGGAGCTTCCTGTCGCGGCTCAATACCGAGCTGCGGGAGACGCGGCACTGGTCCTACGGTGTCTTCGGCATCGTAAACCAGGTCCAGCACCGGGTGCCCTATATCGTCTTCGCCCCGGTCCAGGCGGACCATACGGGCGATGCGCTCGGGGCGCTGCGCACGCAGATGACGGAGTTCCTGGGGTCGCGCGGCGTCACCGCCGACGAGCTCGAGCGCACCGTCAACGGCGGCATTCGCGAGCTGCCCGGCAGCTTCGAGACGTCGGCCGCCGTGCTCGGCGCGCTGCAGCAGAACGCGCTCTATGGCCGGCCGGACAATTATTATGACACGCTCGCCAGCCGCTATCGCGCGATGACCCCGAGCCAGCTCGACGCCGTGGCGCGCCGCACGATCGATCCGTCCAAGTTCATCTGGGTGGTGGTCGGCGATGCCTCGCGGGTCCGCAGCCAGCTCGAGCCGCTTGGTCTGCCGATCGAAACGGTGGGCGCGCCCGCGGCCGCCGCGGCGCCGGCCGCGCACTGA